In Halorubrum sp. PV6, a single window of DNA contains:
- a CDS encoding methyl-accepting chemotaxis protein, with product MLDSVAPAAVRQSIFRKFLILTVFLALLVGGVGFYADQRVSGLVQESVESQLTMQAEQQAQETASWIGTYKQSAQMVSQRSLLTDGAAAQGIITSDFHSLPPDARAIHVVDLSSGRYIASTNLSGKGTTFDRGQYTWAQGSRETERLAFSDWTNVAVSEVYERNGVEQIAFATPTKQMTTAVVITVNVTKRSAMFETASDSSYVQVVNEDGSVELSQRTAEVGSAYSYGGDATHLRRGLNGTVGLSETADGAVVAYAPVEGTEMAALIRQPRSEAYAVSRAVRQSLILITGVSLLGFALFGLTFGRSTIGSLRRLRDRATALADGDLDATLSTERSDEVADVYDAFDEMRVALRERIERLESLSASLEASADEYGRVMDRAADGDLTARMDPETEHEAMATIAEQFNEMIAEMEATVLEIQRFAAAVDDETQTVVDRTRDVEAASQRVSDSVQGIATTNTRQTERLEAVSDEMNDLSATVEEVASAADEVTKTATAAAGRGQTGRENATDAIAALTEIEAASEQTAAEIESLDAQMTAIGEIVDLIDSIAEQTNLLALNASIEAAHAGDAGDGFAVVAEEIKSLARDVGEATEEIEDRISEVESATSSAVGEIHGMRSEVKGGAATIERSVEALEDVTEDVESIADSIQEVSRATDEQAASAQEVVTMVDEVVVDSRQTVEEAEEVSAATEDQTASLGHVTNSADGLADRASELADHLATFDISAEDGGGAPTPDGAVTGAGGERTAADGGSDADAASD from the coding sequence ATGCTAGATTCAGTCGCTCCGGCGGCGGTCCGACAGAGCATTTTCAGAAAGTTCCTTATTCTGACAGTCTTTCTCGCGTTGCTCGTCGGTGGAGTCGGATTCTACGCCGATCAGCGCGTCTCGGGCCTCGTACAGGAGTCTGTCGAGTCCCAACTGACGATGCAGGCCGAACAGCAGGCACAGGAGACGGCCTCGTGGATCGGGACGTACAAGCAATCGGCCCAGATGGTCTCACAGCGGAGCCTCCTGACCGACGGGGCGGCGGCTCAGGGGATCATCACGAGCGACTTCCACTCGCTGCCGCCCGACGCACGAGCCATCCACGTGGTCGACCTCTCGAGCGGACGGTACATCGCGAGCACGAACCTGTCGGGGAAGGGTACCACGTTCGACCGCGGTCAGTATACGTGGGCGCAAGGGTCGAGAGAGACGGAGCGGCTGGCGTTTTCCGATTGGACGAACGTCGCCGTCTCGGAGGTGTACGAACGGAACGGGGTCGAGCAGATCGCCTTCGCGACCCCGACCAAGCAGATGACGACCGCGGTCGTCATCACGGTCAACGTTACGAAACGCTCCGCGATGTTCGAGACCGCCTCGGACTCGTCGTACGTGCAGGTGGTGAACGAGGACGGGAGCGTCGAACTCTCGCAACGGACGGCCGAGGTCGGCTCTGCGTATTCGTACGGAGGCGACGCGACGCACCTGCGACGCGGGCTCAACGGGACGGTCGGGCTCTCCGAGACGGCCGACGGTGCGGTCGTCGCCTACGCGCCGGTCGAGGGAACCGAGATGGCGGCGCTCATCCGGCAGCCCAGATCCGAGGCGTACGCCGTCTCGCGTGCCGTGAGACAGAGCCTGATACTGATAACGGGCGTCTCGCTTCTGGGATTCGCGCTGTTCGGGCTCACCTTCGGCCGGTCGACGATCGGGTCGCTGCGGCGACTCCGAGACCGAGCGACGGCGCTCGCGGACGGAGACCTCGATGCGACCCTTTCGACCGAGCGGAGCGACGAGGTGGCCGACGTCTACGACGCCTTCGACGAGATGCGCGTCGCCCTCCGGGAGCGAATCGAACGCTTGGAGTCCCTCTCGGCGTCGTTAGAGGCCAGCGCCGACGAGTACGGACGGGTGATGGACCGGGCTGCCGACGGCGACCTGACCGCCCGGATGGACCCGGAAACCGAACACGAGGCGATGGCCACCATCGCCGAGCAGTTCAACGAGATGATAGCGGAGATGGAAGCGACCGTCCTGGAGATCCAGCGGTTTGCCGCCGCCGTCGACGACGAGACGCAGACCGTCGTCGACAGGACCCGCGACGTCGAGGCGGCCAGTCAGCGGGTCAGCGACTCCGTACAGGGTATCGCGACGACCAACACGAGACAGACGGAGCGTCTGGAAGCGGTGTCAGACGAGATGAACGACCTCTCGGCGACCGTCGAGGAGGTCGCGTCGGCGGCGGACGAGGTCACGAAGACGGCCACGGCGGCGGCCGGCCGCGGTCAGACCGGGCGGGAGAACGCCACCGATGCGATCGCGGCGTTGACCGAGATCGAGGCGGCGAGCGAGCAGACCGCGGCGGAGATCGAATCGCTCGACGCGCAGATGACGGCGATCGGTGAGATCGTCGACCTCATCGACAGCATCGCCGAACAGACGAACCTCCTCGCGTTGAACGCCTCGATCGAGGCGGCTCACGCCGGCGACGCGGGCGACGGCTTCGCCGTCGTCGCCGAGGAGATCAAGTCGCTCGCGAGGGACGTCGGCGAGGCGACCGAAGAGATCGAAGACCGGATTTCGGAGGTGGAGTCGGCGACGTCCAGCGCCGTCGGGGAGATCCACGGGATGCGGTCCGAGGTGAAAGGCGGTGCGGCGACGATCGAACGGAGCGTCGAAGCCCTCGAAGACGTCACCGAAGATGTCGAATCGATCGCCGACAGCATCCAAGAGGTCAGTCGCGCCACGGACGAGCAAGCCGCCTCGGCACAGGAGGTGGTCACGATGGTCGACGAGGTGGTGGTCGACAGCCGACAGACCGTCGAGGAGGCCGAAGAGGTGTCGGCGGCCACCGAGGATCAGACGGCGTCGCTCGGCCACGTGACGAACAGCGCCGACGGGCTCGCCGACCGGGCGTCGGAACTGGCGGACCACCTCGCGACGTTCGATATCTCGGCTGAAGACGGCGGCGGGGCACCGACGCCGGACGGGGCCGTGACCGGCGCCGGCGGCGAGCGTACCGCGGCCGACGGCGGGAGCGACGCTGACGCCGCGTCCGACTGA